In Saccopteryx leptura isolate mSacLep1 chromosome 9, mSacLep1_pri_phased_curated, whole genome shotgun sequence, the genomic window GGAAGGAATTGATTTTGCATAATAAAAGaggatttattttataaacacattAAATCATGTTTctcttaattatattaaatgataTTTGACTCATTCTGTCTTTATAGtaaaaattaattactaaaaataaaatgagttgtgtAAGCTACTAACCTTGAAAAACTAGAGGTAAATTAGTTGACTCACTGAAATTTCCATCTGCCTACATTTTTTCACCAGCTTTACTCACAATTACTGTCTCCTTCAtctgtcactttcttttttaaaaaaattttttttaaagacttgattcaatttttagagaggagagagagagggagaaagagagagaaagaaggggggaggagcaagaagcatcaactcccatatgtgccttcaccaggcaagcccagggtttcaaacctacgacctcagtgttccaggttgacactttatcccattgcgccatcacaggtcagaccaTCCGTCACTTTCTAAATACCCATGCCATTTGTCTTCCAAACCGAGTGTGTGCCTGTAGCCACTCAGCTGTCAACAGAAATTCCTTGTGGAAAGGAAAGTTATAATTTCTTCTTGACTTAGATCAACTTGTGTACATTTCCTTACATGTATGTCAGAGACATTCTTGATTTAGCAGGAGTTTAACTATGTCAATCTTTTGGTACTACAGAttgagaaaagataaatatatgtcTTTACAATACTGTATACACAGCTAGTTTTTAAATCTAGTTTTCTaagttttattatacatttttaaagtatcaaTTGGAATGGGTggattttttttacatatctaTTCTAGACAAGACTTTACTTGAGGGACAAATTATAGTTATTAAGTGATAGTTGATTTTAGTATTTTGTGTTTCATAGTTTTATcaaggtaatatatatatttgccttgctaaagcaaaagaataaaacattcttTGCCTTAAAGGGAAGAAGTTCAAATAATTGCTGGAAAAGTGtcttttaaaacagctttatatTGGGCAGACCCTAACTAGGaatgaattcatttatatttgctttgGAGGTTGTAGTTTGAGTTTTAATGAAATGATATTAAATATAATtggtcttttgctttttaaaatttcttagaaCTTTTCAATGACAAGAGTAATACTCACGAATTTGTAAACCTAGTGAAAGAACTAGCCTTACCTGGAGAACTGACCCAGAGCAGAAGTTACGATTTTGAATTTATGCAAGTTGAAAAGCCATATGAATCTTACATCGGTGCCAACGTTCGCTTGAGGTATGAATTAGGTATATTACAAACTGCAGGCAGAGTCACAATGAGAAAATAATGATTACTACTGAATGTCATATTAGAACTTCTAATTATACTGTGTTGGAAGactcaagattttaaaaaattctgtcaaatactttattttgtttggcTAATGCTGATCTGAGGTAATAAGAGCCGCCTATTATATATTTAGAGAACTACATAATGAGAAATTTTAGTTATATACTTCTTTTGTACTTTATTTGTTGTGTAAATAGAATTACCCTCTAAATCCATTAGTTTTCCAACAGATCTCATTTACtatatcagaggtccccaaactacagcctgcgggctgcatgtggccccctgaggctatttatctggcccgcagcacttccggaaggggcacctctttcattggtggtcagtgagaggagcacattgaccatctcattagccaaaagcaggcccatagttcccattgaaatactggtcagtttgttgatataaatttacttgttctttattttaaatattatatttgttcccgttttgtttttttatcttaaaataagatatgtgcagtgtgcatagggatttgttcatagtttttttttatagtctggccctccaacggtctgagggacagtgaactggccccctgtgtaaaaagtttggggacccctgtactatatGGTTAAGGAGTGATCTAGAGAGATTTGCTCCAGTAGGCTTGACGATAGCACtccaaattcatttaaaaagtatgtatgtATACCATTCTTAAAATtgaactttttttgttttcacgGTGggggcatttatttaaaaaatcagaactcCTTCATTAAGTAAATGAAGTAAGTTGATCCCAAAGGAGTTTCAGCAAAGAGAAAGCTGAGTTACAGttaatgtttgatttttaaagacaCTGATATTTATCCTAGGAGATTTAACTTGACCTTTTCATTAACTTTGTAGGTATTTTCTTAAAGTGACAATAGTAAGAAGACTGACAGACTTGATAAAAGAATATGATCTTATTGTTCACCAACTTGCTACCTATCCTGATGTTAACAACTCTATTAAGATGGAAGTGGGCATTGAAGATTGTTTACATATAGAATTTGAATATAATAAGTCAAAGTAAGTACCTTTCACAAACAGAGGTAACTTAAATGTTCAGGGGAAATTAAGAAATAAGCTTTTCAGGTTTTTTAAATTGGTCAAAGTGAGGGTAGAATTGACATTAATCTGATGTTAACAGATCTCTGAACAGAAGGAAACTGTAGTGTAGAAGTTTGTTTTGGCTTCTGACTCAGTGCAAGTGTCTTTCATACTCTATTCCTGATAGGTCTTTGCTTGGTCATATTTTGTAGAGGATCTTTTCTCAGAAGGCAGCTGATTCCTATGTCTGTAAAAATTTTACTGGCCTGACATCACTTTAGCCTTgtcatctttttaaaactaaacaaaaatactttatttttctgacaacataaataataaatacgtttttattattgaaaattttgATAATGTGGGAAAGTCAAAGGGAGTAAAAATATCACATATTTTCACCTTTACCTTTTAACCACAATTAATATAGTCTCTCATATCTTTCCATGTGGGAAGAGGAGGTATGTtgtatttttacagaaataggttcttgttttgtttaatgcctttttaaagtatattgtgaaaattctcaaacatatacCAAAGTATATGAACAGTATAACGAATCCTCATGTACCCATTGCCCAGCTCTGACTGTTCAGATTTGTTTTGTCTATATTCAGCACTATACTCCCCATAGATTATACAGCAGCaaattccacatataaaattttattcatagaAATTATGTATCATTTTTAATATGACCATAGTGTTCTATCTGAAAATGTTAATAATTCTTCAATATCTTCACATATCAAGTCAGTGTTCGCATTTCCTAAATTGTCTCATACATGGTTTGTTCAGATCAGTATAAAATGTTCAGATCCAATGTGTGCAAACACATGGCTTTTGGTTGTTTGATCTTAAATATGATTTATAGttgtttttctcctattttttcattaaagtttatttgttgaagaaatggaTGTACACACTCTTATCCTCTTCCTGTGCACTCTTCTGTTACCTGATTTTTATTGTTACTCTTCAGTTTGTTTCACTGAAACTATGATATACATGCCTTCAGAGTCTTAAATTATGTCGTTGATAAAATTATCAGATAGTTTAGGACCTAAAAACTTGTCACTGGGAGCCTCCCTTCAGACTGACATAATTGCATTAACCAACTTTTtgggatattattattttttggggagatatatattattttgagatCCAAACCTGGGAGAAGGCTTACAAAGCCCTCTAGGAATATTGTAGGAATTCCCAGTTTTATTATCACTTCATTTAAAGGTACTTGGGAAAGGTCTTTGATTGTTAGATACTGATCAGCAACAAATTCAACTAGGGAGTTTCTTTGAGGGCAGGTGATGTGTTAGCTACACTATTCTAGCACTCGGAGTAATAATGATACTAAACTCTTGTGTAGAATTTTTATTGCTCAGAAACATTTTCATATACTAAATGAATATTTTGAGCATAAGAATCTTAATTTTCCATGCATAAATTAAGTTCTTTGGAAACTAAGTTAATTTCTGAGTAAGGACCAAAAGACTAATTCTTCCTTCTGAGGTGTATTGATAGTCAAGTAATAGTTTGATTCCTTATTTTTATGATACACTCATGTGCTGTATAACAATGTTTCTTTCGATCAGCACACTGCCTGTACAACGGTGGTATACCATAAGCTTCAGTGTGTAGTAGGCTTATACCagtgttttcaactgctggtccatagACCAGTATGTCAGAAATTTTGGGCTGGTTTATGAAAGAGTTAACTGCCCTGATGTTGTaagaagattatagacccaatgatcttagtcaaatttactTGTGCTCAGGGTGATTTTTGCTTTAGCAgtccaaaataattctattttcactggtctacaagtataaaaaggttgaaaaccacttgaCTGTATCATCAAGGTTTGTATAAGTGTACCCTATGACGTTCGTACAATAACAAAATGGCCTAATGATGTATTTCTTAGAATGTACCCCCGTCATTAAATGGTGCAAACTGTAaattgattaatatttttttgaaaaagaggaatATGAATAGTCAAAAAGGTATTCTTAAATAGTTATTAATATAAAGATGTCTAATAAGGACTTTTAGGgcatattttactctttttctttgttttttaaataataagtgaGATAAATTTTTTCCCTAAAGGTATCATTTAAAGGATGTGATTGTTGGAAAAATTTACTTCTTATTAGTAAGAATAAAAATCCAACATATGGAGTTACAACTGATCAAAAAAGAGATCACAGGAATTGGTAAGTTGAAAGAATATTTGAATGAAAAGTCCTGTTTTAGTTGAAattttaaagtcttaaaatattatttaaacaaaataaatattcacattGGGTACTAACTTTGATAATATTGCTGGCAATAGGTtactcatttacattttttaaaaaatcgatTTTTGAATATAATAGTTCCCCCTTGTCTGTGGGGGATACAACTTAAGATCCACAGTGGATACCTAAAACTACGGATAGTACCGAaccctatataaacttttttttctgtacaCACAGACCCAAATTAGGCACATAAAAGatgaataacaataataatgaaatagaacaatataacaatatactataataaaagttatgtgaatgtggtctcatTCTCTCACAATGTCTTATTGCAGTGTACTGACTCTTGTTCTTGTGATCATGTGAGATGATACAATGCCTATGTGATGAGATGAAGTGAGTGGAATGATGTAGGCATGGTAACATAGCATTAGGTTGctataagggttacttgaacacaaggaCTGCCAATACCATGAAAGTTTATCTGACAACTAAGATGGCTACTAAATGACAAATAGGCAGCTTATACACGTGGATACACTAGACAAAACAGTGATTCCTGCCCCAGACAGAATAGAGCAGGAAGAcacgagatttcatcatgctactcataATAGCAAGCAATCTAAAAACTTAggaattatttctggaatttttcatttaatgtttttggACCGTGgttgactgcaggtaactgaaaccatgggtTAAGAGGAGAACTACTATAGGTAATaaattcacataaaaaaaagtgtGTAAGACTATATAGTAAAGAGTATCTTATTTCTGTATTCTAGCTACTCATAGgcaatatatttatgtttttaagtcCTTCtagacttcctttttaaaatttttttccattgatttaagagagagagaagtatcaacttattccacttagttgttccaattagttgtgcattcattggttgcttcttgtatgtgccctgctctgactggggaacaaacctgtgacctcagtgtgctgggatgactccctatccactgacccacctggccagggcccttctagacttcctttttgtctgtTATCAAGGCAGCAGTAGTAACAGTTGCTCTTCAAGTTTCCCTATGCTGCCTAAGGATGACAAGAGGAAAGATCCTGGAAAGTCATCCAAGAAAGAAAAGGCCAGGccccggccagatagctcagttagttggagcattgtcctgaagcgcagaggtttccagatccatccctggtcagggcacatacaggaacagatctatgttcctgtcagtctgtctctcccactccccctcttttttctctcactaaaatcaataaattaaaaaaaaagaaaaaagaaagaaaggaaaaagaaacagaccaGTGAAGAAATCTGGGACAAGGTGAAAAAGAAGTGGTCCAAAGGCAAAGTTTGGGACAAACTCAATTACCTAGTCTTGTTTGGCAAAGCAGCATATGAGAAACTAAAAAGGTTCCCACCTGTAAGCTTGTAACGCCAGTTGTTGTCTCTGAGAGATTTAAGATCCTCAGTTCCTTGGCCAGGGCAGCCCTGCAGGAGCTCTTTAGTAAAGGAATTCCTCAACTAGTTTCAAAGCACAGCTCAAGCAATTTACACAAGAAACACCCAGGTTGAGGATGGCCCATCTGCTGATGAGGATACATGAACAACAGGTCCCACCAACtgtgcattttgaaaaataaaacttagttttttaaagtgaatttatactacttgattaaaaatcgtttaatttgcttttagaggaaaaaaaccatcaatttgttgttctactcatatGCATTTATTGTTCAAAACACCTTCATATACTAAGTGAATGTTTCGAGCACACGAATCTTAATTTTCCATGCTTAAGTTCTTTAGAAACTAAGTTAACTTCTGAGTAAGGACCAATAGGCTAATTCTTCCTTCTGAGGTATATTGATAATCAAGTAATAGTTTGTTTTGATCAGCACACTGCCTGTACAACATTTATTGTAgttattgtttgattcttgtatgtgccctgaccagggatcaaacccacaaccttggaatgTCAAGACAactctccaaccaactgagctccctagCCAGGgcaaaaagtaaaactttattaaaataaaaattcttctagGGATTTATGCATGTACCTCTATATTATGCCTTCTCCGTTTTTAGTTAAATAGTTAACATACAATAAAAACTTGCTTTTTCACCTAGTGATATATCATAGCAATCTTTTCATATCAATATGTAAGGAAGAAAACTTACTCATCATTTTTTATAGTATTGCAGTTGTTGTATGTACGTACTAGAATTTAACCACTCTGCTGTTGATGGACATACACGTTTCTAGtcttttgttattataaaaagtgttttaatttaatagttattttacctgtgtgtgtgtatgtgtatgagcaagataaaattttagaagtggaattgctgtttCAAagggtatatttatttttaatttttatacataataCCAGTTTGTCCTCTGTATGGTTTGTAACAATTTTCATCTACCAGCAGTTAATGTAGGGGAGtgcctctttttcctctcttctccccagtGTAAGGTTATAAAACATTGAGCTGATCTGGTGGAAAGGGGGAAGAAGTACCCCATTGTAGTGTAAAGTTTTCTCATTCTGAGTGAGCATGAGTATATTTTAATGTGTATAAAAACTttgtattttggccctggccggcgctggggatggctccatggcctctgccccaggcgctagagtggctctggttgtgacagagcgacaccccggatgggcagagcatcgctccctggtgggcgtgccaggtggatcccggtcgggcgcatgcgagagtctgtctgactgcttccccgtttctagctttagaaaaatacaaaaacaaacaaacaaacaaaaaaaacaacaaaaaaactttgtattttttgtaaACTGCCTATCCATATTCTTTGCCCCATCACTATTGGATTAccagtcttatttttaaaaactatttacatATTAGGGAAATCAATCCCTATttctacaagaaaaaataattttttttcttttcattgtcttGCTATGGTGGTTTATGCCATGTAGAGGTGTTTGATATTTATGTAGTTGTTGattagtttttctctttatgGACACTGAGTTTTGTGCCACAGTTAGAAAGCCCTTTTTCATACTGAGGTTCTAAGAATAATTTTCTTTGCTTGATTCTACTAAAATAATATGTTACAGTTTAgggattttgtttaaatttttaaattatttggagTCTGTCCCATGTAAGATAATGAGGTATAAATCCAACTTTGCTTTTTCCAGATGGCTGACCAGTTGCCCCCAAATCATTTATTGGTTCATaaactgctttttaattttttttttttttgtatttttctgaagctggaaacggggagagacagacagactcccgcatgcgcccgaccgggatccacccagcacgcccaccagggggcgatgctctgcccctccggggcgtcgctctgttgtgaccagagccactctagcgcctggggcagaggccaaggagccatccccagtgcccgggccatctttgctccaatggagccttggctacaggaggggaagagagagacagagaggaaggagaagggggggggtggagaagcagatgggtgcttctcctgtgtgccctggccaggaattgaacccgggacttccgcatgccaggccgacgctctaccactgagccaaccggccagggcctgctttttaattttaattagtataTCAATTTAGTTTGTCCCCTGTagcttgtttgtttcttgttgaaaataattttaggcagtacattttaagaatttataattgggcctgaccaggcagtggcgcagtggatagagcgtcggactgggatgcagaggacccaggttcgagacccaaggttgccagcttgagcgtgggctcatctggtttgagcaaaagctcaccagcttggacccaaggtggctggcttgagcaaggggttacttggtctgctgaaggcccacagtcaaggcaaatatgagaaagcagtcagtgaacaactaaagtgttgcaacacacaatgaaaaactaatgatagatgcttctcatctctctgttcctgtctgtccctgtctatccctctctctgactctctgtctctgtaaaaaaaaagaaaagaaagtttataaTTGGTGGTAGTCATAAATAtctgtgatttcttttatttattttatttattgacttgagatagtgagaaaggaagaaagacagaaacattgatctgttcctgtatgtgccctgaccggggatggaacccacagtGTTTGAGTATCAGGACCATgcgctaaccaactgagttatctggccaaggCTACATCTGGGATTTCTTAATCTCTATATTTTCCCTGCTAATAAAacttttaagtaatttaaagatattaaaacCAAACTTCATGTtcccatttgttttaaaaaattatttactgaaaattttttttaatataaaaattatgtttctagaaaattttaaataaataatctgtTCTCATAATCCGGAGTACAGATCCATATTTACAACATTGACATCATTACTGTATGTTTTGGTATACTTTTTTCACTTATCATatcactgactttttaaaaatgtctggatTCAATAATTTCTTAAGAGGGTGAATCTCCAAATTTAAAAGAACTGTATGTCAATCAGATATTTAGTTTGATATTTTATGTTAAAGTTAACTGCAAGAGAAGACAGTTTGGGTGTTGTAGAGAAAACTAGCGAGTCAGTAGTTAGTTCTGACGTGTATTGCTAGTTTCCAGCGTATCAGTTATCAGAAGGAACTCTGTGAAGAAGATTCTTGCACTGTATATTatcttagagaggaagggaggtaacATTCTGTTGAGTGTTAAGTATGttatttattaaggtgaccaatcaccCTCCTTTAGGGATGACAGTACTTCTTATAAGTTCCgttctcccttgaaaagtgtcctcctacatgtcctcctttttgatattggaagactaatttgtAAATTACTGTATTTGATcgtgcagagttgatccattgcgtgtgatgtgacatatttgtatctaaatgagtccttttatcttacaattattaaaaattaataggcatggaagcataattacaatataaaatattacaaatgtttttattatgcatttatcacattatagtgtattattgttgcaatgaataaaatgtcttttatttatgattgttttcttcaacttatttttgtccttttcattgtaaaaatgttggtcccCTTATATTTATAGAtcaggaaacagaaaagaatagtcaccatttttacaaaatagaaagataaattaGTACTAAAATAATGTAGTGAGAAAATAGGAAGAAGGTATAAGACTGGAAATTATGttccagaaataatttaaattaatattatttacatttttgcaCTAGGACCCAGTACcacaacagaaacagaaacaattgCTAAATATGAAATAATGGATGGTGCACCAGTTAAAGGTAACCCTCTACATTGGTTTCTTCTGTGTTCTAGGTAGTGCAAACAGCAGTGTTCATGCAGTTTTGTTTGAAAGTATTTATGCAGTGTGagaatatttgtgaatttttaacACAGTTCTCACAATGATGGCTTTTATGATCACCTTTGTACATATACTGAGAAGACTGTAATAGTACTTACAAGTGTGAAataaggtttaatttttttactccatttaaatttagaatttagaGACATGTATAATCTATAGTTCtgaatttgtaatatttttattgtattctttataaTAGTTCAtttctgtaaatatattttattcttgatgaaCATAAGGTGCAGTCTAGGTAGGCATTAATTTCTGTGGGATTCTAGAGTCTGTATAGCACCCAGAAAAATAAGCAGTTCCATTACTACTAGATAATCTTCAGtgtgtcaaataaaaataactcaaaagtgGTGGCTTAGAATTTCAGCTTATATAGTCACCTTCAAAAGAACAATAGCACGGAGAGAAATGACTAGACAAAAAAAAGTAAGCTTTAGGCTTCTAAGGGTAGCAAACTGAGAAGGTAGATATATGAGAAGAAACTAATGGAATAAGATTGGTTTGTAGATTCTTCTTGTGCCATCCCTTGACTGATGAGTCTGTCTCTAGTAAAAGAATTTATGTCCTGACTTTAGGCAGTAAAGGGGGAGCCTTTTCTGCTTTGGCTgctgctttttaaaacattttaaaattattttttatccttcagtgagaggagaggaggcagagacagactcctgcatgcacccgaccgggatccacccagcaagcccactagggggcgatgctctgtccatctggggcactgctctgttgctcagcaactgagctcttcttagtgcctgaggcagaggctgtggagccatcctcggcacccggggccaacttgctccaatcaagccatggctgcgggagagggagagagagaagcaagagggggtggggtggagaagcagatgggtgcttctcctgtgtgccgtgactggggattgaaccccagacatccatatgctgggccagtgctctaccactgagtcaaccggctagggcctaatttgttttatttttatattttaatttttccattgacttgaaagagagagagacgcatcatctctttgttccacttagttgttttgtttagttgtgcactcattgatttcctcttgtaCATGCCTGGACTGGCTATTGAAACTGTGACCCTGGTGCACAGGGATTAGTTGTTACCctctgaaccacctggccagggcctgcgtTTGTTGCTTCTTAACTGCCTGGG contains:
- the VPS26A gene encoding vacuolar protein sorting-associated protein 26A — encoded protein: MSFLGGFFGPICEIDVVLNDGETRKMAEMKTEDGKVEKHYLFYDGESVSGKVNLAFKQPGKRLEHQGIRIEFVGQIELFNDKSNTHEFVNLVKELALPGELTQSRSYDFEFMQVEKPYESYIGANVRLRYFLKVTIVRRLTDLIKEYDLIVHQLATYPDVNNSIKMEVGIEDCLHIEFEYNKSKYHLKDVIVGKIYFLLVRIKIQHMELQLIKKEITGIGPSTTTETETIAKYEIMDGAPVKGESIPIRLFLAGYDPTPTMRDVNKKFSVRYFLNLVLVDEEDRRYFKQQEIILWRKAPEKLRKQRTNFHQRFESPDSQASPEQPEM